A genomic region of Novipirellula aureliae contains the following coding sequences:
- a CDS encoding glycoside hydrolase family 10, translated as MSSSLLRIGLVCIMGQFRFDVPESVHGLVEQSLWKKAYICGIEGVPWQSRNELVGSRLTLTRTIDSSGKLFLTLPVKHVGYSTVSTCSLRPSDEPHLLMLELARGCCHRARMQSDTWERSGLILTDKFKELLKTGTQRFLDAAQRRGDPGLASELSVEAISLLTQALANLGDSFALQSIAFRKQREITIGTLLAGSVLPPNPRSTTHSEDFCTAFNSAAVRISWADIETDSGRFDYDAAEESIRWCGEQGLRVIGGPLLDFRERMLPHWLYLLEEDFDSLLAAVCQFVERTVLKLRGQVQLWNCASGLNTPGPLELNDEQVMRLAVGILQTVRRTDPNTPAIMSFDQPFGEYLACHHDGISPMHFADALARSGLGMAGIGLDVRVNYANGSTLPRTAVEFGQMIDRWATLGMPLMVQLCVPGDRGFDERAVYPIETLAATADDFEPRIEQLRVAGPFIRTLLAKHCVHAIVWEGWCDAEPHIISHSGMIDSKNQPRPLLEYITRLRREFLA; from the coding sequence TTGTCATCTTCCTTACTTCGCATTGGCTTGGTTTGCATTATGGGACAGTTCCGTTTCGATGTCCCGGAATCCGTTCATGGTTTAGTCGAACAATCATTGTGGAAAAAAGCCTATATCTGCGGCATCGAGGGCGTGCCGTGGCAATCGAGGAATGAATTGGTTGGGTCTCGATTGACGTTGACCCGCACGATTGATTCCTCTGGGAAATTATTTCTGACGCTGCCAGTCAAGCATGTCGGCTATTCGACCGTCAGTACATGCAGTTTACGTCCGAGTGACGAGCCACATTTATTGATGTTGGAACTTGCTCGTGGATGTTGCCACCGGGCGCGAATGCAATCGGATACCTGGGAACGATCCGGACTGATTTTGACAGACAAGTTCAAGGAGTTGTTGAAAACGGGGACGCAACGTTTTTTGGATGCGGCCCAACGGCGAGGGGATCCTGGATTGGCCTCGGAACTTTCGGTCGAAGCGATCTCCCTCTTGACGCAAGCGTTGGCGAACTTGGGGGATAGTTTCGCGCTTCAATCGATCGCATTTCGCAAACAACGCGAAATCACGATTGGCACCTTGTTGGCAGGATCCGTTTTGCCACCCAATCCCAGATCGACCACGCACAGTGAAGACTTCTGTACGGCCTTTAATTCGGCAGCGGTGCGAATCAGTTGGGCGGATATTGAGACGGATTCAGGACGATTCGACTATGACGCCGCCGAAGAATCGATTCGTTGGTGTGGAGAGCAAGGATTGCGAGTCATTGGTGGCCCCCTGCTCGATTTTCGCGAGCGGATGTTGCCGCATTGGCTGTATTTGCTCGAAGAGGATTTCGATTCACTGTTAGCAGCGGTTTGCCAATTTGTCGAACGAACCGTCTTGAAATTACGCGGTCAAGTTCAACTTTGGAATTGTGCATCGGGGCTCAATACACCCGGCCCACTTGAGCTAAATGATGAGCAGGTGATGCGGTTGGCGGTCGGCATTTTGCAAACCGTACGGCGCACCGATCCGAATACGCCCGCGATCATGAGTTTCGACCAACCATTCGGCGAGTATTTGGCTTGTCATCACGACGGCATCTCACCGATGCACTTTGCCGATGCACTTGCACGAAGCGGTTTGGGGATGGCGGGGATCGGATTGGATGTCCGAGTCAACTATGCTAACGGATCAACGTTACCAAGAACGGCAGTGGAATTCGGACAGATGATCGATCGCTGGGCTACGCTCGGAATGCCCTTAATGGTTCAACTTTGCGTTCCTGGCGACCGCGGCTTTGATGAACGTGCCGTGTATCCGATCGAGACATTAGCAGCGACTGCGGATGACTTTGAGCCACGGATCGAGCAGCTTCGTGTGGCCGGCCCCTTTATCCGTACGCTACTTGCCAAACACTGCGTCCACGCCATTGTATGGGAGGGTTGGTGTGACGCCGAGCCTCACATTATCAGCCACAGCGGCATGATTGATTCGAAAAACCAACCGCGACCGCTGCTAGAATACATCACCCGACTCCGCCGCGAGTTCTTAGCATAA